GTAATGTAACAATCaagactaaattttttttttttttttaaaaaattagagaaagtgagagaaaaaagaatattcatcaaaatttaaatcattaataagaacttattttaaaatttttagacacatcctttcttatttattttccaaatcattgtttttaataatatagaataACTTTTCAGAAAATTTAAGAAGagcaaaagacaaaaaaaatattcgtttaaatatttttacaaaatttatctaaaatcaaatttattaattttaaaattactagcAATGATAAAATTTAGctacataaaatttatttatttttattgtttatttattataccACTGTTATcatgtaatttaaaaataacatttttttaaaaaaaaagaaaaaataatgcaGGTTGTATAGgaatgataaattattatttcattagtTGTTTTGAACTGACAGAAGTTCTTACACTAAgattaaagtatatattaatatgatAATGTTAAGAAGAAATTaatcttttactttcttttaacaaataatcttttacttttatctgatggaaaaaataattaaaaaagatatattttaacCTTCCTTCTTCAACCCTAAAGTTAAGAAAGTGAANNNNNNNNNNNNNNNNNNNNNNNNNNNNNNNNNNNNNNNNNNNNNNNNNNNNNNNNNNNNNNNNNNNNNNNNNNNNNNNNNNNNNNNNNNNNNNNNNNNNtagagagagagagagagagcttcttCTTGAATCTTGACGACACTTGAGTACCAATCGCCCGCTTTGCCATCGTCAatcgtcatcttcttcttccctcgGTAAgttcattttttcttatttctttaaTCTGCATTCTTCAGAGAAACTAGGAACAGAAACATAAACTGATGTGAAGACCGATCTCATCTGAATCCGAACTCGCTGTCCAAATTCCCTTAACTCTAAGCATCTGAGGCTCCTTAATTACgaaaaaaatcttcataattTCTTTGAAAAATAAACATGCAATTGACATAATGCTTTGTTTAAGAATGAAAAAAGGAATAACGTTttgatcatatttttatttttggaacaACAAGATGGGTAGCACGGTGGTTTTAAGCTCAGACGAAGAAGATTCAGACATGAGCGAATCTGAAATGGAAGCGCATGCAGACAAAATCTACCCAACTCTTAAAAGCGGAAAGCTGAAAGTGAAACTCTCTCCACAAGCTTTCAAGTGTCCTTACTGTCCAAACAAGAAGAAACCAAGTTTCCAGTACAAAGATCTCCTCCAACATGCTTCCGGAGTTGGTAACAGCAACTCAGAGAAAAGAACCTCAAAGGACAAAGCTAGCCACCTTGCTCTTGTCAAGTACCTCCAACAAGATCTTTCTGACTCAGCAGCTGCAGAGCCTTCATCTAAGCGCCAAAAGACCGGAGACCCTATTCAAGACTGTGACCAGGACGAGAAGCTTGTGTGTCCTTGGAAAGGTATGGTAAATAAACTCACTCTGCATCCAAATATTGTTACTTTATTGATTGTGTGTCTATCACATTCACAGGTGTTGTGGTTAACATTCCAACAAGAAAGACACAAGACGGTCGATCGGCGGGTGAGAGCGGGTCCAAGCTTAGAGATGAGTATATTCAAAGAGGGTTTAACCCTACTAGGGTTCGTCCTTTATGGAATCACTGGGGGTTTTCAGGAACAGCTATTGTGGATTTCAACAGAGACTGGAACGGACTCCACAACGCTCTTCTGTTTGACAAGGCTTATCAAGTAGATGGTCATGGGAAGAAAGACTGGCTGAAGAAACATGGGCCTCCTAAGACAGGGCTTTACGCGTGGATAGCTCGTGCTGATGATTACAACGGAAGTACTCTCATAGGAGAAGACTTGAGGAAGAAGGGTGATCTCAAGACTATAGCTGAGGTTACGGAAGAGGAGGCGAGGAAACAGCAGAAGCTCGTGCAGAATCTGACGCAGCTtgtggaggagaagaagaaaggggtGAAGGAGTTTGAGGAGCTGTGTTCAGTGAAGTCCAAGGAACTTAAAGAGAGGTtggaagagaaggagaagagtttgCAAAAGCATAACAGAGAGCTGAATGCTATACAGGAGAGAACAATGGGTCATGTTAACAAGATCTTTGCTGATCATGAGAGGTTGAAGATGAAGCTGgagttggagaagaagaaacttgAACTCAAGGGTATTGAGTTGGCTAAGCGGGAAGCACACAATGAAACCGAGAGAAAGAATCTCTCTGAAGATCTACAACAGGTGTTCCACCTACTCTCTTATTCAAATATAAGTTAGGCTTAAAACTGAATAGTTTTGGTCTTTGTTGTTATCAGAATGCCTCCAAGAATAGCTCTCTTGAACTAGCTTCCATG
This genomic interval from Brassica napus cultivar Da-Ae chromosome A6, Da-Ae, whole genome shotgun sequence contains the following:
- the LOC125575041 gene encoding protein INVOLVED IN DE NOVO 2-like isoform X2, with the translated sequence MGSTVVLSSDEEDSDMSESEMEAHADKIYPTLKSGKLKVKLSPQAFKCPYCPNKKKPSFQYKDLLQHASGVGNSNSEKRTSKDKASHLALVKYLQQDLSDSAAAEPSSKRQKTGDPIQDCDQDEKLVCPWKGVVVNIPTRKTQDGRSAGESGSKLRDEYIQRGFNPTRVRPLWNHWGFSGTAIVDFNRDWNGLHNALLFDKAYQVDGHGKKDWLKKHGPPKTGLYAWIARADDYNGSTLIGEDLRKKGDLKTIAEVTEEEARKQQKLVQNLTQLVEEKKKGVKEFEELCSVKSKELKERLEEKEKSLQKHNRELNAIQERTMGHVNKIFADHERLKMKLELEKKKLELKGIELAKREAHNETERKNLSEDLQQNASKNSSLELASMEQQKADEEVKKLAEYQRRQKEELHEKIIRLERQRDQKQAIELEIEQLKGELNVKKHMGSDGDAEIVKEVEEIYKGLTEKEEELADLDKFNQTLILRERRTNDELQEARKELVNIMKEWKLSIGVKRMGELVTKPFMDALQQKYCQQDVEDRAIDVLQLWEDYLKDPDWHPFKRIKLENQEREV
- the LOC125575041 gene encoding protein INVOLVED IN DE NOVO 2-like isoform X1, which gives rise to MGSTVVLSSDEEDSDMSESEMEAHADKIYPTLKSGKLKVKLSPQAFKCPYCPNKKKPSFQYKDLLQHASGVGNSNSEKRTSKDKASHLALVKYLQQDLSDSAAAEPSSKRQKTGDPIQDCDQDEKLVCPWKGVVVNIPTRKTQDGRSAGESGSKLRDEYIQRGFNPTRVRPLWNHWGFSGTAIVDFNRDWNGLHNALLFDKAYQVDGHGKKDWLKKHGPPKTGLYAWIARADDYNGSTLIGEDLRKKGDLKTIAEVTEEEARKQQKLVQNLTQLVEEKKKGVKEFEELCSVKSKELKERLEEKEKSLQKHNRELNAIQERTMGHVNKIFADHERLKMKLELEKKKLELKGIELAKREAHNETERKNLSEDLQQNASKNSSLELASMEQQKADEEVKKLAEYQRRQKEELHEKIIRLERQRDQKQAIELEIEQLKGELNVKKHMGSDGDAEIVKEVEEIYKGLTEKEEELADLDKFNQTLILRERRTNDELQEARKELVNIMKEWKLSIGVKRMGELVTKPFMDALQQKYCQQDVEDRAIDVLQLWEDYLKDPDWHPFKRIKLENQEREVEVIDERDEKLKELKDDLGDGPYNAVTRALLEINEYNPSGRYITTELWNLKEDRKATLEEGVTCLLDQWDKSKRR